DNA from Oryzisolibacter sp. LB2S:
AGAGTGATGCCATGCCGTCTTTTGATACCGTTTGTGAAGCCAACTTCGTCGAAGTGAAGAACGCCGTGGAGAACACGGCCAAGGAGATCGGCACGCGTTTCGACTTCAAGGGCACGTCCGCCGCCATCGAGCTCAAGGACAAGGAGATCACGCTGTTCGGCGACGCCGACTTCCAGCTCCAGCAGGTCGAGGACATCCTGCGCAACAAGCTCACCAAGCGCAACGTCGATGTGCGCTTCCTCGATGTGCAGAAGGCACAGAAGATCGGCGGCGACAAGCTCAAGCAGGTCGTCAAGGTCAAGAACGGCATCGACAGCGAGAACGCCAAGAAGATCCAGAAGCTCATCAAGGAGAGCAAGCTCAAGCTGCAGGCCGCCATCCAGGAGGACAAGGTGCGCGTCACGGGCGCCAAGCGCGACGACCTGCAGGCCGCCATGGCGCTGATCCGCAAGGACATGGCCGACCTGCC
Protein-coding regions in this window:
- a CDS encoding YajQ family cyclic di-GMP-binding protein, with product MPSFDTVCEANFVEVKNAVENTAKEIGTRFDFKGTSAAIELKDKEITLFGDADFQLQQVEDILRNKLTKRNVDVRFLDVQKAQKIGGDKLKQVVKVKNGIDSENAKKIQKLIKESKLKLQAAIQEDKVRVTGAKRDDLQAAMALIRKDMADLPLAFDNFRD